The following coding sequences lie in one Thermomicrobium sp. 4228-Ro genomic window:
- a CDS encoding branched-chain amino acid ABC transporter ATP-binding protein/permease, whose product MASFARTAALPLLLILAALVPFTNNDFYVALGISILMYATLATTWGIFAGPTKYISLATAAFFGVGAYTVGLLYEKVPILLLYPLAALIGAALATFVGLTTLRIQGMYFTIFTFGLAELIRQFMTWYQRNVSGSVGVYILTDISARQIYWSLTALLALTLFGSWLLSRSRWGLALLMIGEDELAARHSGVRTTAVKVITLAATSAVMAVVGAIVAPRWTYLDPGIAFNPTLSFMPAVIALLGGMQRFWGPLAGAIPLVILFDQLNARYPTSYTLILGLLFMVIVFVLPDGILGLLPKLQRLRAPAATSVAPSPATGRLSEPVTPAASARQVSPSVDGTSGVVTTHPTTGTTVLEVRDLRKTFGGIIAVDGLSFDIREGEVFGIIGPNGSGKTTVLNLISGVYEPDRGDIVFLSRPITGKPPEDIARLGIARTFQLVRVYPALTCLDHVIPAALFGGHARTLTEARDHAVHILEELGMGEFLHVPAGQLNFIDQKRLELARALALRPKLLLLDEWLAGLNPSEMAIGMELIESLRGRGMTIVLIEHLMQAVRRLCDRCIVMSFGQKIAEGVPDDVLRDPEVVRVYLGEADDA is encoded by the coding sequence ATGGCATCGTTCGCGCGCACGGCGGCTCTGCCACTACTCTTGATCCTGGCTGCACTCGTGCCGTTCACGAACAACGACTTCTATGTGGCGCTCGGCATCTCCATCCTGATGTACGCCACGCTCGCGACGACGTGGGGCATTTTCGCAGGTCCCACCAAGTACATCAGCCTGGCAACCGCTGCGTTCTTCGGTGTCGGTGCGTATACCGTCGGCCTTCTCTACGAGAAGGTGCCGATACTTCTCCTGTATCCGCTGGCCGCTCTCATCGGCGCGGCGCTCGCGACCTTCGTCGGCCTCACGACACTCCGTATCCAAGGGATGTACTTCACGATCTTCACCTTCGGCCTGGCCGAGCTGATCCGCCAGTTTATGACCTGGTACCAGCGGAACGTGAGCGGTTCGGTCGGTGTGTACATCTTGACGGATATCTCAGCTCGGCAGATTTACTGGAGCCTGACCGCACTCCTGGCCCTCACGCTGTTCGGGAGCTGGCTCTTGAGTCGGTCCCGCTGGGGACTCGCCCTCCTGATGATCGGTGAAGACGAGCTGGCTGCTCGCCATAGCGGTGTGCGCACCACTGCCGTCAAAGTGATCACCCTCGCGGCCACCTCGGCAGTGATGGCTGTGGTAGGTGCCATCGTCGCGCCACGCTGGACCTACCTCGACCCAGGTATCGCTTTCAATCCGACGCTCTCTTTCATGCCTGCCGTCATCGCCCTCCTCGGTGGCATGCAGCGGTTCTGGGGACCACTGGCCGGCGCCATTCCGCTCGTCATCCTGTTCGACCAGCTCAATGCCCGCTACCCGACCAGTTACACGTTGATTCTCGGCCTTCTCTTCATGGTCATCGTCTTCGTCCTCCCGGACGGTATTCTCGGCTTGCTCCCCAAGTTGCAGCGGCTGCGCGCTCCGGCCGCCACCTCAGTGGCACCGTCACCAGCCACCGGTAGGCTCAGCGAACCGGTCACGCCAGCTGCGTCAGCCCGCCAGGTGAGTCCCAGTGTCGACGGCACCAGTGGTGTCGTGACGACGCATCCCACCACCGGCACCACGGTGCTCGAGGTGCGTGACCTCCGCAAGACATTCGGCGGGATCATCGCCGTCGACGGTCTCTCGTTCGACATCCGCGAAGGGGAAGTGTTCGGCATCATCGGCCCCAACGGCTCGGGCAAAACGACCGTCCTGAACCTGATCTCGGGTGTCTATGAGCCGGATCGCGGCGACATCGTCTTTCTCAGCCGGCCGATCACCGGGAAACCACCGGAGGACATCGCTCGCCTCGGCATCGCGCGGACGTTCCAGCTCGTCCGCGTCTATCCGGCGCTCACGTGTCTGGATCACGTGATTCCCGCAGCCCTCTTCGGTGGCCATGCCCGGACACTCACGGAAGCGCGGGATCATGCTGTGCACATCCTCGAGGAGCTGGGCATGGGCGAATTCCTGCATGTCCCGGCCGGTCAGCTCAATTTCATCGATCAGAAGCGACTCGAACTGGCCCGCGCGCTCGCCCTCCGTCCCAAGCTGCTGCTGCTCGACGAGTGGCTCGCCGGCCTCAATCCCTCGGAAATGGCCATCGGCATGGAACTCATCGAGTCGCTGCGCGGCCGTGGCATGACCATCGTCCTGATCGAGCATTTGATGCAAGCGGTGCGCCGGCTCTGTGACCGCTGCATCGTCATGAGCTTCGGCCAGAAGATCGCCGAAGGTGTCCCCGACGACGTGTTGCGGGATCCGGAAGTCGTTCGCGTCTACCTCGGAGAGGCTGATGATGCTTGA
- a CDS encoding ABC transporter ATP-binding protein, with protein MLEIRELTVHYGLHEALHEVSLAVAPGEIVVVLGANGAGKSTLLKAMMGMLRPTHGHATLDGLDLTSLIRRRLTHQIVEQGLVLVPERGGTFTDLTVQENLTLGAFPRRARAREGELREFALELFPRLKERLHQRVGTMSGGEQRMVAVARALLSAPRFLLLDEPTLGLAPVLAKQLLRVLPQIAAEGIGILLVEQNAQLSLSVAQRGAVLSNGHLVHAASAAELRDDPAVRAAYLGSE; from the coding sequence ATGCTTGAGATCCGCGAACTCACTGTCCACTACGGGTTGCACGAAGCGCTACACGAGGTCTCGCTCGCCGTCGCACCGGGGGAAATCGTCGTCGTGCTGGGGGCGAACGGCGCCGGGAAGTCGACGCTCCTCAAGGCGATGATGGGTATGCTGCGACCGACGCACGGCCATGCCACCCTTGACGGACTCGATCTCACCAGCCTGATCCGGCGCCGCCTGACGCACCAGATCGTCGAGCAGGGACTGGTGCTTGTCCCGGAACGCGGTGGGACATTCACCGACCTCACCGTCCAGGAGAACCTGACACTCGGTGCCTTCCCACGGCGCGCGCGAGCGCGCGAGGGCGAATTGCGGGAGTTCGCACTTGAACTGTTCCCGCGCCTCAAGGAGCGCCTCCACCAGCGGGTGGGGACGATGAGCGGCGGCGAGCAGCGGATGGTCGCAGTGGCGCGCGCGTTGCTTTCGGCACCCCGGTTCCTCCTTCTGGACGAGCCGACGCTCGGCCTCGCCCCGGTGCTCGCCAAGCAACTTCTTCGGGTGCTCCCGCAGATCGCCGCCGAGGGAATCGGCATTCTGCTCGTCGAGCAGAACGCCCAGCTGAGTCTTTCGGTCGCCCAGCGCGGCGCGGTATTGAGCAATGGCCACCTCGTCCATGCGGCGAGCGCGGCCGAACTGCGCGACGATCCCGCAGTCCGCGCTGCCTATCTCGGGAGCGAGTGA
- a CDS encoding ABC transporter substrate-binding protein, with translation MRVSRRHFLVTAAAFGVSALLAACGGGGATPTPAPQPTPTTAPSGQQPAASLTPGTAPAASPTVVSTQPTKTLRFGCAVSLSGPLAAGADVTIVASYKLWQKDVNDAGGIQLSDGRYMIDIIWADDQSNPEECIRQTQRLITQEKVDFLIPPYSTGINHAVAPIYHQNGYPQAAVATWVTAEDAKRFPYFFSFLGNPDVYAVDGIVGLLKYLNGQGKIGKRVAMPYVDAEFALDFVKPLRPALKDAGFEIVYDQGYPQDVSDLQSVVTEIMRLEPDAVVGITYPNDTMLYVPPMKVLGFNPPMLFLANGPNYYFFYGTYGDDAEGVMGLGGIDVRNKQIVDLYKRFAEFNGKEADRWGGHVYYMVGQVIQQAFERVGKVDRKAIGEEIKNGTFDTVMGPVKLTNNVFLGHWLIGQWQRQPDGKLEYVAVMPRDRAGAEPMVPKPNWKS, from the coding sequence ATGCGTGTTTCGCGACGGCACTTTCTCGTGACAGCTGCAGCGTTCGGAGTGTCTGCGCTGCTCGCTGCCTGCGGTGGCGGTGGTGCGACTCCGACACCAGCGCCGCAACCGACTCCCACGACTGCTCCCAGTGGTCAGCAACCCGCAGCCAGCCTGACGCCGGGCACCGCACCCGCGGCATCCCCCACCGTCGTCTCGACCCAGCCGACCAAGACGCTCCGCTTTGGATGTGCGGTTTCGCTCAGCGGGCCGTTGGCGGCTGGTGCCGACGTCACGATCGTCGCCAGTTACAAGCTCTGGCAGAAGGACGTCAACGACGCGGGTGGCATCCAACTCAGTGATGGCCGCTACATGATCGACATTATCTGGGCCGACGACCAGAGCAATCCGGAAGAGTGCATCCGCCAGACCCAGCGCCTGATCACGCAGGAGAAGGTCGATTTCCTGATTCCTCCCTATTCCACCGGTATCAATCACGCTGTGGCACCGATCTACCACCAGAACGGGTATCCGCAGGCCGCAGTGGCGACCTGGGTGACAGCCGAAGACGCAAAGCGGTTCCCCTATTTCTTCAGTTTCCTCGGTAATCCCGATGTCTATGCGGTCGACGGCATCGTCGGCCTGCTCAAGTACCTGAACGGACAGGGCAAGATCGGTAAGCGCGTTGCCATGCCGTACGTTGACGCCGAGTTCGCGCTCGACTTCGTCAAGCCGCTGCGCCCGGCGCTCAAGGACGCCGGCTTCGAAATCGTCTACGACCAGGGTTATCCACAGGACGTCAGCGACCTCCAGTCGGTCGTCACCGAAATCATGCGCCTCGAGCCGGATGCAGTCGTCGGGATCACCTATCCGAACGACACGATGCTCTACGTCCCACCGATGAAGGTGCTCGGCTTCAACCCGCCGATGCTGTTCCTCGCCAACGGCCCGAACTACTACTTCTTCTACGGAACCTACGGCGACGATGCCGAGGGAGTCATGGGCCTCGGCGGTATCGACGTTCGGAACAAGCAGATCGTCGATCTCTACAAGCGCTTCGCTGAGTTCAACGGCAAGGAGGCCGACCGCTGGGGCGGACATGTCTACTATATGGTCGGCCAGGTGATCCAGCAAGCGTTCGAGCGCGTCGGGAAGGTGGATCGCAAGGCGATCGGCGAGGAGATCAAGAACGGCACCTTCGACACAGTCATGGGGCCGGTCAAGCTCACCAACAACGTCTTCCTCGGGCACTGGCTGATCGGCCAGTGGCAACGTCAGCCGGACGGCAAGCTCGAGTACGTGGCGGTCATGCCACGTGACCGGGCTGGAGCCGAGCCGATGGTCCCCAAGCCCAACTGGAAGAGCTGA
- a CDS encoding ribonucleotide-diphosphate reductase subunit beta, with protein sequence MGRKLLGGDPLAAVELFPLSHPWAYAHVQQAKHNTWFPEEVPLHDDVRDWHERLTDEEKRAVEMFLGFFNPMESLVTTNLLLSLYRVVTAPEARLYLARQAWEEANHVMAFEYVIKTLPVDRQRVFGLHLDHPAVAAKEAFQRRLTEAWLVAPEVETVDGLQRLVRNLVGYFVVLEGIFFYSGFALALAFRQRNLLRGLCSIVDWVLKDESLHLSFGIHLITTILEEHPELMTPEFGHEVRELILEAVRLEEAYNRAVLPRPLIGLDAESLNGYVRYIADRRLEELGLPVAFGDPNPLRWMVTQIDVPEIVNFFEARNVHYEVGRERA encoded by the coding sequence ATGGGACGGAAACTCCTCGGCGGTGACCCGCTGGCAGCAGTCGAGCTATTCCCGCTCAGTCACCCCTGGGCGTATGCGCACGTGCAGCAGGCCAAGCACAACACCTGGTTCCCGGAGGAAGTACCGCTCCACGACGACGTGCGTGACTGGCACGAGCGGTTGACAGACGAGGAAAAGCGCGCGGTCGAAATGTTCCTCGGCTTTTTCAATCCGATGGAGTCATTGGTGACGACCAACCTGCTCCTCAGTCTGTACCGGGTCGTCACCGCGCCGGAAGCCCGTCTCTATCTCGCTCGGCAGGCATGGGAGGAAGCGAACCATGTCATGGCGTTCGAATACGTCATCAAGACCTTGCCGGTCGACCGGCAGCGCGTGTTCGGATTGCACCTCGACCATCCTGCGGTGGCAGCGAAGGAGGCGTTCCAGCGGCGCCTGACCGAGGCCTGGCTCGTAGCGCCGGAGGTCGAGACGGTCGACGGGTTGCAGCGACTGGTGCGCAATCTCGTCGGGTACTTCGTCGTCCTGGAAGGGATCTTCTTCTATTCGGGGTTCGCTCTGGCCTTGGCCTTCCGCCAGCGCAATCTCTTGCGCGGGTTGTGCAGCATCGTCGATTGGGTACTCAAGGACGAGTCGTTGCACCTCTCGTTCGGTATCCACCTCATCACGACGATCCTCGAGGAACATCCCGAGCTGATGACACCGGAGTTCGGTCACGAGGTGCGCGAGCTGATTCTCGAGGCGGTGCGTCTCGAGGAAGCGTATAACAGGGCTGTCCTGCCGCGACCGCTGATCGGCCTGGATGCCGAATCGCTCAACGGGTATGTCCGGTACATCGCTGACCGGCGCCTGGAAGAGCTGGGGTTGCCGGTCGCGTTCGGCGATCCCAATCCGCTGCGTTGGATGGTGACACAGATCGACGTACCGGAGATCGTCAACTTCTTCGAGGCGCGGAACGTGCACTACGAGGTCGGCCGCGAGCGGGCGTGA
- a CDS encoding ribonucleoside-diphosphate reductase subunit alpha — translation MVTALSSTLDLRHRGDRRAALEARILAALQQLPERPEAEREAAALLLTLVTDEADDGQVLPYPEHFRRFLEGGIACGALDPRLREFDLAQLARALDPARDRLLGYSALVTLADRYLVRDPETRQILERPQALFMRVAMGLALAEPPETRTAWALRWYDLLSSLRYLPSTPTLFNAGTPHHQLASCYLADVEDSLESILGSASEFGMLAKYAGGIGAAVSRIRAVGAPVRGINGTSGGLIPFLHLYDALIASISQGGRRRGTMCVYLEPWHLEVEAFLDLRRNAGDPYRRTHQLNTALWIPDEFLRRVETDEYWYLFDPVIAPELPDLYGQEFTRRYRDLCAQAEAGLLPRRAWRRLPARELWLAILASLMETGHPWITFKDAGNLRSQLRGVGTIHSSNLCTEIFLPTNREEVAVCNLGSVNLARHCTPDGQLDWDKLAETVRLAVRALDNVIDLNLYPSERAARANQRNRPVGLGLMGFAELLARRGLSYADPRAAELADRIAEFLSYHAILTSTQLAEERGAFPNFARSRWADGVLPIDTLEELARERGFPVDVDRSSTLDWESLRERVRQGMRNGAVMAIAPTATIALIAGTTPSLDPYYANVFSRQTLSGKFLEVNPVLVEELQRRELWERLLPDLIAARGDLRAVPDCPPDLVERFPTAYQIPPEASIEVAARVQKWVDMGVSRNLYHAADRPGQLSAVYLTAWWKGLKSTYYCFVRPRMEVEQSTVAVNKARRRPQWVQLAEQEVLAQAGAACGLDSSCESCQ, via the coding sequence ATGGTAACAGCTCTTTCCAGCACGCTCGACCTGCGACACCGTGGTGATCGACGCGCCGCTCTGGAAGCGCGGATCCTGGCAGCGCTCCAGCAGCTTCCCGAACGCCCGGAGGCGGAGCGCGAAGCGGCTGCATTGCTGCTCACGCTGGTCACGGACGAGGCCGATGACGGCCAGGTCTTGCCCTATCCGGAGCACTTCCGTCGTTTCCTCGAGGGCGGCATCGCCTGCGGTGCACTCGATCCCCGGTTGCGCGAGTTCGATCTGGCGCAGCTGGCGAGGGCGCTCGACCCGGCACGTGACCGGCTGCTCGGGTACAGCGCGTTGGTGACGCTAGCTGACCGGTACCTCGTCCGAGACCCTGAAACCCGGCAGATCCTGGAACGTCCCCAGGCACTCTTCATGCGCGTCGCGATGGGACTGGCGCTCGCCGAGCCGCCGGAGACGCGGACGGCCTGGGCGCTCCGCTGGTACGACCTCCTGAGCAGCCTGCGCTACTTGCCGAGTACACCGACGCTCTTCAACGCCGGAACGCCGCATCACCAGCTGGCCTCGTGCTACCTGGCCGACGTCGAGGACAGTCTGGAGAGCATCCTGGGCTCGGCGTCTGAATTCGGGATGCTGGCCAAATACGCGGGCGGGATCGGCGCAGCGGTCAGTCGCATCCGCGCGGTCGGTGCGCCGGTGCGCGGCATCAACGGGACGAGCGGCGGTCTCATCCCGTTCCTGCACCTCTACGATGCGCTGATCGCGTCGATCAGCCAGGGCGGACGGCGGCGCGGGACGATGTGCGTCTACCTGGAGCCGTGGCACCTCGAGGTCGAAGCGTTCCTCGATCTGCGCCGTAACGCCGGCGATCCGTATCGGCGGACGCACCAGCTGAATACCGCGCTCTGGATCCCCGACGAGTTCCTCCGGCGTGTGGAAACCGACGAGTATTGGTACCTCTTCGACCCAGTGATCGCCCCGGAGCTGCCTGACCTGTACGGACAGGAGTTCACGCGGCGCTATCGCGACCTCTGCGCCCAGGCCGAGGCTGGTCTCCTGCCCCGGCGGGCCTGGCGTCGTCTGCCAGCTCGTGAACTGTGGCTGGCCATCCTGGCGAGCCTCATGGAGACGGGCCACCCGTGGATCACCTTCAAGGACGCCGGGAATCTCCGCTCGCAGCTCCGTGGTGTGGGCACCATTCATTCGAGCAACCTCTGCACCGAGATTTTTCTCCCCACCAACCGTGAGGAAGTCGCCGTCTGCAACCTCGGGAGTGTCAATCTGGCGCGGCACTGCACGCCGGACGGCCAGTTGGACTGGGACAAGCTCGCCGAGACAGTACGGCTGGCCGTGCGGGCACTCGACAACGTCATCGACCTGAACCTCTATCCGTCCGAGCGGGCAGCGCGAGCCAACCAGCGGAACCGCCCGGTGGGGCTGGGGCTCATGGGATTCGCCGAGTTGCTGGCCCGCCGCGGTCTCTCCTACGCCGATCCGCGAGCAGCGGAACTGGCCGATCGGATCGCCGAGTTCCTGAGCTATCACGCGATCCTGACCAGCACCCAGCTCGCTGAGGAGCGCGGTGCGTTCCCGAACTTCGCCCGTTCCCGCTGGGCGGACGGTGTCCTGCCGATCGATACGCTCGAGGAGTTGGCACGGGAGCGCGGTTTCCCGGTAGACGTCGATCGTTCGTCGACACTCGACTGGGAAAGTCTGCGGGAACGGGTGCGACAGGGGATGCGGAACGGGGCCGTCATGGCGATCGCACCGACGGCGACGATCGCCCTGATCGCAGGCACGACGCCGAGCCTGGATCCGTACTATGCGAACGTCTTCAGCCGCCAGACGCTGTCCGGCAAGTTCCTCGAAGTCAATCCGGTGCTCGTCGAGGAGTTGCAGCGTCGGGAACTGTGGGAGCGGCTCCTCCCGGATCTGATCGCCGCACGCGGTGATCTCCGCGCCGTTCCGGATTGCCCGCCGGATCTCGTCGAACGCTTCCCGACCGCGTACCAGATCCCGCCGGAGGCCTCCATCGAGGTGGCTGCCCGGGTGCAGAAGTGGGTCGACATGGGGGTGAGCCGCAACCTCTACCACGCAGCCGATCGACCCGGCCAACTGAGCGCTGTCTATCTCACTGCCTGGTGGAAGGGCCTCAAGAGTACCTACTACTGCTTCGTCCGGCCACGGATGGAGGTGGAGCAGTCGACGGTTGCGGTGAACAAGGCGCGCCGTCGGCCACAGTGGGTACAGCTGGCTGAGCAGGAGGTTCTGGCCCAGGCGGGTGCAGCTTGTGGCCTCGACAGCAGTTGCGAGAGTTGCCAATAG
- a CDS encoding glycosyltransferase, whose product MSQPTVVFFPEGAYGPTNNCIGIGRALQELGIRVVFVVEESFAGTLEAKGFEERLMRLTPPPEQPEEPGQFWKDFIANTAPHFRESTFEQIRTLIAPIWESLIDGALYVEPRLREIFAELQPDVIVVDNVVAFPAVVTAGVPWVRIVSCNPLELPDPDLPPALSGLPTGDRSQWEAWRTEYWATVGPLHAKLDAFCREQGAPPLPPREFIWESPWLNLYLYPAELDYQRSRPLAPTWHRIDSSVRDTEPPFELLEHLRDPRPLLYVSLGSLGSAEPELMGRLVDLLGRTDYRAIVSLGPQKGRLTLPENVWGDEYLPQPSLLPLVDAVITHGGNNTTTECMHFGKPMLVLPLFWDQHDNAQRVQECGFGYRFHPYRFSDGDFFRALRDLLTDEERKGRLAAASARIQAADGRRRAARLIAELARTEQPVFRTD is encoded by the coding sequence ATGAGTCAGCCGACAGTTGTCTTCTTTCCCGAAGGCGCCTATGGGCCGACGAACAACTGCATCGGGATCGGGCGAGCGCTCCAGGAACTGGGCATCCGCGTCGTTTTCGTTGTCGAAGAGTCGTTCGCTGGGACACTCGAAGCCAAGGGGTTCGAGGAACGCCTCATGCGGCTCACGCCACCGCCGGAGCAACCAGAGGAGCCAGGGCAGTTCTGGAAAGATTTCATCGCGAACACCGCCCCGCACTTTCGGGAGAGTACGTTCGAACAGATCCGGACGCTGATCGCCCCGATCTGGGAATCGTTGATCGACGGCGCACTCTACGTCGAGCCACGCCTTCGCGAGATCTTCGCTGAACTCCAGCCTGACGTCATCGTCGTGGACAACGTCGTCGCGTTTCCGGCAGTCGTGACCGCCGGCGTCCCCTGGGTCCGCATCGTCTCCTGCAACCCGCTCGAACTACCCGATCCGGACCTCCCGCCGGCGCTGAGCGGGCTACCGACCGGTGATCGCTCGCAGTGGGAGGCATGGCGCACCGAGTACTGGGCAACGGTCGGTCCGCTCCACGCGAAACTCGATGCGTTCTGTCGCGAGCAGGGCGCACCGCCGCTCCCTCCACGCGAGTTCATCTGGGAGAGTCCGTGGTTGAACCTCTACCTCTACCCCGCTGAACTCGACTACCAGCGGTCTCGCCCGCTCGCACCCACGTGGCACCGGATCGATTCCTCGGTGCGCGATACCGAACCGCCCTTCGAACTGCTCGAGCACCTCCGTGATCCGAGACCACTGCTCTACGTGAGTTTGGGCAGTCTCGGTTCGGCCGAGCCGGAACTCATGGGCCGGTTGGTCGATCTGCTCGGCCGTACCGACTACCGGGCGATCGTCAGCCTCGGCCCCCAGAAAGGGAGGCTCACGCTGCCCGAGAACGTGTGGGGTGACGAGTACCTCCCGCAACCGTCTCTCCTGCCACTGGTCGACGCCGTCATCACCCACGGTGGCAACAACACGACGACGGAATGCATGCACTTCGGCAAGCCGATGCTCGTCCTCCCGCTCTTTTGGGACCAGCACGACAACGCCCAGCGCGTCCAGGAATGCGGCTTCGGCTACCGCTTCCACCCGTACCGGTTCTCCGACGGCGACTTCTTCCGCGCCCTGCGCGACCTGCTCACCGACGAAGAGCGCAAAGGACGGTTGGCCGCAGCGAGCGCACGCATTCAGGCAGCCGATGGCCGTCGCCGGGCGGCCAGGTTGATCGCCGAACTCGCTCGCACCGAGCAGCCAGTGTTCCGAACCGACTGA
- a CDS encoding DNA double-strand break repair nuclease NurA: MVDTFVDLPAALVEELLGKTPVLSRTVVAQLAARRAQRERLRECLSARGLLGAISELPSVPTGTSCGIDGSVAVERLLAHDLLVAGALAVEGLTPPSNERHWPEPRHELWVELEPHADANDVVARGVMAALEVELATRAPHDVVFLDGSLATPLIAFDQALRAIAEFSEPTPSSRFFLTRLPEWLAALLRILEAQSPQQCWIGIPKYTSRREIASMLGVDDPIDDRALLTALLDEGEFTRPVPLHARRPHGFGIALFPPEQRATVSTLVARLLAVVTELRVIYVRPHRWLPALRLELHQTIASDPQRLARVLEVVRFQCARGALVEPFPLFLADRMVRHLRRATRTLRHAIREAAAREYPLLEDVFVMLESYRSEGYRTP; the protein is encoded by the coding sequence ATGGTGGACACCTTCGTCGACCTTCCAGCAGCACTGGTCGAGGAGCTCCTCGGGAAGACGCCGGTACTCAGCCGCACCGTCGTCGCCCAGCTCGCCGCTCGTCGAGCGCAGCGCGAGCGCTTGCGGGAGTGCTTGTCTGCTCGCGGCCTGCTCGGCGCCATCAGCGAGCTCCCGAGCGTTCCCACGGGGACGAGTTGCGGTATCGATGGGTCGGTCGCTGTCGAGCGGCTGCTGGCGCACGACTTGCTCGTCGCTGGTGCGCTCGCTGTCGAGGGGCTGACACCACCCTCGAACGAGCGACACTGGCCCGAGCCGCGCCATGAACTCTGGGTCGAGCTCGAACCACACGCCGATGCCAACGATGTCGTGGCGCGGGGTGTCATGGCAGCGCTCGAGGTCGAACTCGCGACCCGCGCGCCGCACGATGTAGTCTTCCTGGACGGTTCGCTCGCAACACCGCTCATCGCGTTCGATCAGGCGTTACGCGCGATCGCCGAGTTTTCCGAACCGACCCCGAGCAGCCGGTTCTTCCTGACGCGCTTGCCAGAGTGGCTCGCAGCCCTGCTCCGCATCCTCGAAGCCCAGTCCCCTCAGCAATGCTGGATCGGCATACCGAAATACACGTCGCGCCGCGAGATCGCCAGCATGCTCGGTGTCGACGACCCGATCGACGATCGCGCGCTCCTCACAGCTCTCCTCGACGAAGGGGAGTTCACGCGCCCCGTTCCGCTGCACGCACGTCGACCGCATGGGTTCGGGATCGCGCTCTTCCCGCCGGAGCAACGGGCGACGGTGAGCACACTCGTGGCACGCCTGCTCGCGGTCGTCACCGAGTTGCGGGTCATCTACGTGCGCCCGCACCGCTGGCTCCCGGCGCTCCGGCTGGAACTCCACCAGACGATCGCCAGCGATCCGCAGCGGCTCGCTCGCGTCCTCGAGGTGGTCCGTTTTCAGTGCGCGCGGGGAGCACTCGTCGAGCCCTTCCCGCTGTTCCTGGCCGATCGGATGGTACGGCACCTGCGACGCGCGACGCGGACGCTGCGGCATGCGATCCGCGAAGCAGCGGCCCGCGAGTACCCGCTCCTCGAGGATGTCTTCGTCATGCTCGAGAGCTATCGGAGCGAAGGGTATCGCACACCATGA